The Filimonas lacunae genomic sequence GGGTGGTTTTTTCCCAGGCATCGGTGGCATCATTCACGCGCAGGGCAAGGGCTTTCACCCCATCACCATGCTTATATATATGATCGGCTATTTCGTTATCCGGGCGGATAGGCGTGGTTAACACAAAAGTGAGTTTGTTTTGACGCACCACGTAACTGGATTTGTCTTTTACCCCTGTTTCAGGACCCGCATAGGCCAGGGCCTGAAAACCAAAGGCGCTCATATAATAGTGGGCGGCTTGTTTGGCGTTTCCTACATAAAATTCAACATAATCCGTGCCTTCCAAAGGCAGGAAATCGGCCTGCGCATCTACCGCAGCCTTTCCGGCAATCATCGTTTCCATAAATAATTGTAATAAGCGTTAATGATAACTATCTGATCAGTAGTATATTTCTGTGTAAATACAGTAAAGGAGAGATACTATAGCGAACCCATGGCCAGGGTCTCCATTAATAACACGTAACCACCACGGCGGTCGCCAAATCTTTTATGTGGGTAATCTGGTAGCATCGTTGCTAACAAATATAACAAAAGAACCGAAAAGAGATACCAAACCGTAACCTTATCTTCGCAGATTACAGATTTACCACATTATGAAGATTGGAATTTTAGGCGGTGGCCAGCTGGGCCGTATGTTATTACAGGCGGGAGCCAATTATGTAGTAGAAACCTATGTATTGGAAAACGACGAAAACTGCCCTGCAGCGCATTTGTGTCACCACTTTGTGAAAGGAGATATCCGTGATTTCGATACCGTATACCAGTTTGGCAAACAGCTAAACGCTATTACCATTGAAATTGAAAGCGTAAACGTAGAAGCCCTGGAAAAGCTGGAAGCAGAAGGCGTAAAAGTATTTCCACGCCCTTCGGCTATTAAAACCATCAAGAATAAAATAACCCAGAAGCAATTTTATAAGCAGCAGGAAGTGCCTACCTCCCCTTTTGAAGTAACCGAAAACCTGGCCGCCCTGCAAAACCTTGCTTCCTTTTTACCAGCCGTACATAAAGTAGGCGAAGGTGGCTACGATGGCAAAGGCGTTCAGGTAATACAGGATGCCAGAGACCTGGAAAAAGGCTTTAACGCACCTTCCGTTTTAGAAAAAATGGTAAGGATTAAAAAGGAAATAGCCCTGATTGTGGCTATGAACGAAAAAGGCGAAACGGCTATTTACCCTCCTGCCGAAATGGTGTTTGACCAGGTATTAAACCTGCTCGACTACCAGTTAAGCCCCGTACAATTACCAAAAGAACAACTGTGGAAAGCAGAAGCCATTGCCCTGCGGGTGGTAAAAGGCCTGCAAAGCCCAGGTTTGTTTGCAGTGGAATTGTTTATTGACGAAAAAGACGAAGTGCTGGTGAACGAAACCGCACCACGTGTACATAACAGCGGCCACCATACTATTGAAGCCAACTATTGCAGCCAGTATGATATGCTGTGGCGCATTATGCTGGGTTATCCTTTAGGTAACACAGCCGCCATACTGCCCTCTTCCATCGTAAACATTTTAGGTTCCGAAGGACACACCGGCAAGGCCGTATACGAAGGGCTGGACGAAGTATTGAAAATGGAAAACGTGTTTGTACACCTGTACGGTAAAACCGAAACCAAACCGGGCCGTAAAATGGGTCACGTTACCATCATCAGCAACGAAAGAATTGACCTTACCTATAAGGCACATAAAATCAAAAACACTTTAAAAGTAATTTCTGCATAGGATATGACAGCACAAAACGCACCACTGGTTGGTATTATAATGGGTAGCGATAGCGACCTGAATATTATGCAGGATGCTGCTGCAGTAATGCAGGAGTTTGGAATTCCTTTTGAATTAACGGTAGTATCGGCCCACCGCACTCCCCTGCGCATGATTAACTATGCACAGCAGGCGGCTCAACGTGGGTTAAAAGTAATTATAGCCGGTGCGGGTGGTGCAGCACATTTACCCGGCATGGTAGCTTCTGTTACTTCTTTACCGGTAATTGGCGTTCCCGTTAAATCGTCTAATTCTATTGATGGCTGGGATTCGGTATTGTCTATTTTACAAATGCCTAATGGCGTTCCGGTAGCTACCGTGGCTTTAAATGCAGCCAAAAACGCCGGTTTGCTGGCAGCTCAGATCATTGGCACATCCGACAGTGCTATTGCGCAAAAGATGGATACCTATAAAGCTAACATGAACCAGGCCGTATTGGATAAAGCGGGTAAATTAAGCAAAGACTGGCCTAACAACTTTGATTAGTAAGCAAAGCATATTTTGAATAATTCGCAGGTTGGGGATGAACTACTATTAACGCGTTTATCAAAAGGCGATAAACTGGCGTTTGATCAACTGTATCAGCAATACAGCCATCCCCTGTACCTGAACCTGTTAAAGCTTACCAAATCGGAAGCCATTGCCGAAGAGCTGTTACAGGAGATTTTTGTAAGAATCTGGAATAAGAAAGATACACTGGACATACACACAGGTTTGGGCAACTATCTGTTTAAGATAAGCCAGAACCTGGTGTATGATTTCTTTAGAAAAGCGAAACAGGACAAACAGCTGCGTTCACAAATAATAGCTGTAGCCGCCGAAGAATACACCCATATTGAAGAAAACCTGCTGTCTAAAGAAAATCGCACCCTCCTTCACCGCGCCATTTCCACCCTTCCTCCTGTGCGCCAACAGGTGTTTAAGCTCTGTAAACTGGAAGGAAAATCATACGACGAAGTTGCAGAAGAATTGGGCATCGGTGTAAGCACGGTAAACGATCATATCGTAAAAGCTACCAAACATATCAAAAGATATTTTCCCATTATCTTACTCATTATCAGCACACTAAACAACTAATTAAAAAATATTCACTTTTTTTTCAAAACAGAGCCGATGGAAAAGTTTCACCGCGCGTCTTCAATAAAAAGAGAGAAAGTGCCGCTGGCTGATTTCAATACCATATTCGTCCGCTACCTGAACAATAACTGTTCACCGGAAGAAACTGCTTTTCTAATGGAGCAGTTAGCAAGCGGCGAATTAACAGAAGAGCAGCAGCAGCTACTGGAACAACACATCACTAACTGGACTGCTTTGCAGCAAAATGGAGAACCTATTCCCGCCACACTGCAAAACAAGCTGGACAATATAAAAAAACTGGTAGACACGGAAGTGATCCGGCAAACCCAACCTGCCAAACAGGTAAAGTTAAGCTGGCGCACCTATGCCGCAGCCGCTGCCGTAACAGGCCTGGTGGTAGTGGGATATTGGGGGTTCAAAAACCTGTCGCCCATAGTAGAAAAAACAAAAACATTTGCAGCACAGCCGGGCGAAAGAAGAAGTCTTCGTTTACCCGACGGCTCACAAGTGATATTGAACGGTGAAAGCAACCTGGTTTTATCGGAAAACTTCACTACTGGCAACAGGGAAGTGACTTTATCCGGAGAAGCTTATTTCGATGTTTCGCAAAACGCTGCACATCCATTTATCATACACACTATGACAATGGATATAGAGGTACTGGGCACTGCATTTAATGTGCGCTCTTACCCCGATGAAGCTGCAGAAGAAACCTCGCTTATACGCGGCAAGGTGCAGGTAACACTGAAAAAAGAAGGAGAATCAGGCAAAAGCTATATACTGCTGCCCATGCAAAAACTGGTGGTAGCAAAAAGCAGGCAGGGCGATTCGGCTAACAACCACACGGTAAGCAGTCCAACGCCACATGTAGACAGTTTGTTTAAAAACAGATTGCTGAACAACCTGCCCGAAACAGCCTGGACCGAAAATAAACTGGCATTTGACAATGCTACACTGGAAACAGTGGCCGATAAAATGGAAAAATGGTATGGCATTACCGTTGAAATTAAAAACGACGCCATTAAAAACATTCCTTACACCGGTAGTTTTGAAGGCGAAACACTTGAAAAAGTGATGGATGCCATTAAATATTCTATTCCTATGCTCCATTACAAAATGGAGGGTAGTCGAAAACTAATCCTGTACTAACGGGGTATATACATGAGAAAGACAAAAGAAAGAGGCGCCGCCCGGCGCCTCTTCTCTTTAAAAAAGTTACCAGGGAGAATGTAAAGGTTTGCGAGGCTCTTGCATTTCCCGTAACTTACAAAACCAAAACTAAGGTATACAAAATTGTATATCCTGGCATGCCCTTACCTAAAGGGTTAAACTATTTATTTCGCATGATGAGATTGACCACCTTTGTGTTACTCTGTGGTTGCCTGTTTTTTGCCGATAAAGGCATTGCACAAAGCGCCCGGGTAACGTTAAGTGTAAAACAAATAAGCCTCGAACAATTTTTCAATATCATTGAAAGCCAAACCGGCTACCGCTTTTCTTACAGCGCAGCTGTTATTCCCATACACAAAAAGGTAGATATCTGGGCCAAAAACGAATCACTGGAAACGCTACTTACCCGCACGCTAAAACAGCTGGGGCTTAGCCACCGCCTGATGAGCGAAAAGGTAATAGGCATTACCGATACCCGTTTAACAGCGCCCTCTTCTATTCCCCTTCCTCCGCCCTATCCACAACTACCCGATACTATTACCATACATGGTACCGTAGTAGATGAAAACGGCAAACCTATTGCCAACGCAGCTATACAGGTAAGAGGAACCAATAAAGGCATTAGCAGTGCGCCTGACGGCACATTCAGCATTTCACTTACAGCACCGGCCTTTACTTTAGATATTAGCTCTTTAAACTTTGTACCACGTGAATTAACCGTTAGCAGCGGCATTACCCGTTATCGCATTATGATGGAAGCTACTGCCGAATCGCTCAGCGAAATTGTGGTGGTAGCTTATGGCACCACCCGTAAAGGCGCTTATACCGGTTCAGTAGCACAGATTAATTCAGAAAAAATAGCCGAACGCTCCGTAACCAACGTACTGAATTATATAGAAGGATCTGCACCAGGCATACAAAGCACTTCCTCCAACGGGCAGCCCGGCTCATCCCCCACCATACGCATCAGGGGCTTTGGATCGGTTAGCGCTTCCAACGCGCCTTTGTTTGTATTGGACGGGGCTATTTACGATGGCAACATCTCCGATATTAACGCCAACGATATTGACAACTTTTCCATTTTAAAAGACGCGGCCGCAACCGCCTTATATGGTAATAAAGCCGTGAATGGTGTTATTATGATCAGCACCAAAAAAGGAAAAAGAGGGCAAAACCGCGTGCAGCTGCGGGTGAACCAGGGCATTTACACCCGTGGCATGCCCGAATACAACCGGGTGAATGCCTATCAATACTATCCTTTAATGTGGGAAGCGCTGCGTAACAGCCTGGTATACCCGGCCTCCGGCACTAATGCAATTCCCATAGCAGACGCCAACCAGCTGGCTTCCGGCGTGTATCCCCGTTTTACAACAGGTGCCAATGCTGGCAAACAAAACTACAATGGCACCGCCTATTCCGATATCAGCCAGCTGCTGGTGAATAACCCGTTTAACGTAGCCAGCACAGATATAGTAAGAGTGGATGGCACCATTAACCCCAATGCCCGATTATTATACCCAGATGATCTCAACTGGTACAAAGCGCTATCACGCACCGGCCAGCGGCAGGACTATACACTGGCCACCAGCGGCGGCACAGAAAGAAGGGACTATTATATTTCCCTGGGTTACAACAATGAAAAAGGGTTTATTAACCAGTCGGACTTTCGCAGGTTCACCGGCCGTGTAAATGTGAACACTCAGCCCCTGAACTGGTTTAAAACCGGCCTTAACCTGTCGGCTGCCATAGCCAATGGCAATAATGCCAACGACGAATTGAGTACCGGTTTCGTAAACCCCTTCTTCTTTACACGCGACATTGGCCCTATTTACCCCGTGTACCAGCACAATGCCACCACAGGCGCATTTATACTGGACAATAACGGTCAAAAGCAATACGAGCTGGGCCTAAACCGGGCATCAGGTGGCAAAGCAGGCCGCAACGTAGTAGCTGAAACCGCTCTGAATAAGAACATCAAAAAAACAAACACTATCAGCGCCCGCAGCTACGGCACCATCACCCTGTATAAAGGCTTAAACTTTACCTCCAACATAAGTGTAGACCTCGCCAACCTCGACAACCCTACCTACGACAACAAAATTGTAGGTGATGGAGCAGGCGACAATGGCCGGGCCAGCAAAACCAGCAGCGCCACCACCAGCTATACTTTTAACCAGCTGTTCACCTATAACCAATCATTCAACCAGCATCATATAGATGTGCTGGCCGGTCACGAAAACTACGATTTCAATTACCGGTATTCTTATGGGGCACGCTCCGGACAGATATTAGAAAACAATACAGAACTGATCAACTTTACCACTACTACAGACCTCACCTCCTATACCTATAAAGACCGTACAGAAAGCTATTTATCACGTATCAACTACGATTTTAAAAGCAAATACCTTTTTTCAGCTTCCTTTCGCCGTGATGGTTCTTCCCGCTTTTACCAGCATGCCCGTTGGGGTAATTTCTGGTCGGTAGGTGCAGGTTGGCGTTTAGACCAGGAAAAATATATCAGCCAGCTGAAATGGGTGAATATGTTAAAGCTGCGCGGCTCGTATGGTGTGGTAGGCAACAACTTTATCCTCAACTCTACCGGCGACAACAACTACTACGCCTGGCAGGCCCTGTACCAGCTAAACAGGAACAACGCGCTGGAACCCGGTTACCTGCAATCGTCACTGGAAAACAAAGACCTGAAATGGGAAACCAACCGACAGCTGGACCTGGGTGTAGACTTTAGCTTATTCAACAACCGGTTGAGCGGTACCATAGAATACTTTAACAAAAACTCATACGATCTGTTGTACAGTGTTCCCCTGCCGGTTTCAGGAGGTATTGATGCTAAGAACATGAACATTGGCACCGCTTACAACCGCGGCTTAGAAGTGCAGCTTACTGGCACCTGGTTGCAGAAGAAAAACTTTAGCTGGGCCACTACCCTCAACTGGACTATTTTCTCTAATAAAATTACCAGCCAACCCCAACAGGAAATTATTGAAGAAACCAGCAAACGAATGGTGGGGCATTCTATCTATGACTATTGGCTGCGTCAATGGTACGGAGTAGACCCAAATGATGGAGCAGGCCTGTTTGTAGCCGATAAATTTGTGGCTGGTACCACACGCATTAACGCAAAAGGAGATACTGTAACAACCGATTACTCTAATGCCCGCTTTGCTTATTCCGGCACTGCTATACCTGATTTTTATGGCAGCATTAGCAACACGGTAGCCTACAAAAACTTCAAACTAAGCTTTTTAATCACCTACCAGGTAGGCGGCAAAACTTACGATGCCCCTTATGCCTACCTGATGAACACCGGTAATTATGGCGAAGCGTTACATACCGATGTATTACGCCGCTGGCAAAAACCGGGCGATATTACCGATGTGCCGCGTATGGATTACAGCCAGGTAAGCAACTACCAGCAACAAAGCACCCGCTACCTGGTAAGTAGCAGCTACCTTAACTTTCGCTCAGCAACCTTTACCTGGGCAATACCCGCAAAAACAACGGCGTTATTGCATATACAGGATGCCCTGCTTTATATTACAGCCGAAAACCTGGGCTGGTTAACAGCACGCAAAGGCATGAACCCGCAACAAGCGTACTCGGGTTTAGCTTTTAATGCTTACGCACCGGCACGCATTTACACCCTGGGCCTAAACATAACTTTATAGAATGTATCTTTTAAAGTCCATATCGCTTACATCATTGGTTATTACCGGTCTTTTACTCACTGGCTGTAAAAAGTCGTACCTCAACACCACCCCCAACGATAGCGCAACTATAGACGAAGCTTTTGCCAACACTACCACCGCATGGGGTGCTATCAACGGCATTCATCGCTCGCTGTACATTCAATATGCCCAGCAGGATCAGGGTGGACAAGGCTCAGTGGCCATTAACCTGGACTATATGGGCGAAGACCTGGTAAAAACAGGCACAGGCAGTGGCTGGTTCACCAATTCGTACCGCTGGAAAGCACACCGGGCCGTTACCGGAACTACCGATTTATATCCTTATCGCTTTTACTATAAAATCATCCACAATGCCAATATGATCATTGAAAATGTGGACAGGGCCACCGGACCCGCTGCTGACAAAAGGGCTATCAAAGGCGAAGCCTATGTATATCGCGCCTGGGCTCATTTTGTGCTGGTGCAGTTATACGGGAAAAGGTACAACAAAGACGCAGCGCCTAATACCCAGCCCGGCGTTCCCTTACGTTTAAGCAGTAGCACCGATCCATTGGCACGTGCCACTGTGGAACAGGTATACACACAGGTGAATACAGATTTAGACAGCGCTATCACCAACTTAACAGGCTATAACAGAACCTATAAATCGCACTTTAACGTGCAGGTAGCACAGGGAATAAAAGCCCGGGTGGCCTTAACCATGCAAAACTGGGATAGCGCCGCAGTGTATGCCGCCACTGCAAGGCAAGGCTACAGCTTGATGAGCCGCGCCGACTACCTCACGGGTTTTAATAACATTTCCAATATAGAGTGGATGTGGGGCAGCCAGCAAACAGCCGATCAAACCACCTACTTCTATTCTTTCTTTGCTTATATGAGTGCGAATTATGCGTCATCCGACATTCGCACCAACCCCAAAGCCATCAGCTCAATGCTGTATAGAAACATTAGCAAAACGGATGTAAGAAAGCAGTTGTGGGATTCTACCGGGGCCAATACCAGCTTCCCAATCCCCGCCAATGGCGTTCGTAAGCAGTATATGAACCGGAAGTTTTTAACTGCTACCAGCAGCAGCATTGGCGATGTGCCCAATATGCGGGCAGCCGAAATGTATTTAATTGAAGCAGAAGCCAAAGCCCGCGCCGGGGATAATGGTGGCGCGCAGGATGCACTGTACCAACTAGCTTTTCAGCGCGACTCTATGTATACAAAATCTACACGCACAGGTCAGGCGCTGATTACCGAAATAATGCGACAACGCCGCACAGAATTATGGGGAGAAGGATTCCGTTTCCTCGATTTAAAACGCTTAAACTTACCATTGGATAGAACAGGGGCTAATCACGATGCTACGTTGGCCGAGGTGTTTACTGTGCCTGTAGAAAGCATCCTGTGGCAATGGTTAATACCACAGGATGAAATAAATTATAGTAGCGGGCTGGTTACACAAAACGATTTGTAACCGCCTAATCAGTAATAATAATTCCAAACTGCTGCTCCAGTGTTAACGAATGTTGCAGCAACACATCCAGTATCTTATTCCCATATTGACTGTACAGGGTAGAGAAGTTTTCTACACGCTCCTGCAGGTTATTATTGGGTAATAAAGCTTGCCTTATTTGCTGTAAACGAAACTCTTCCTGGCCAAACTTACGTTTTTCGGCCTTCAGCATTTTCTTTTCCAGCTGGTCCAGCTTTTTCACCGCCTGCGTGCGCAATGCCTGCACATGCTGCGATAAGCTGGTTTCTGTTTTAGAGGCTGCTTTTTCAATAGTGGCATACAAATCTCTTACAGCCGCTATTTCGCTTTGCAAGCTGGTGGGGTTTTCGCTTTTAATTTTGGTAACCTTGGTCATCTGGTCGTGTAACGATAAAAACAGGTCCACCAGTTCCAGCCCCATCTCCTGCAATTGATCTGCACGTTTCTTTTCCACCCACACAAAGGAGTTTCGCACTAACAGCACCGGGTAAGGCACCTGGGCGACAGCAAACACCTGTTTCAGTTCCAGCCAGTAAGCCAGCTCGCCACCACCACCAATAAAGGCAATGTTAGGCAACAGGGTTTCCTGTAACACACCGCGTAAAATAACGTTAGGACTAAAGCGCTCTGGATTCGTTTGCAGCTCTTCCAGCATTTGCGCCAAAGGAAAAGCTGGTTCTTCTATACGTTCCCTATTGTTCTCCGTAAGATAAAACAGGTTTATTTCGCGGCCGCCAGCCTGCACCTTGTAGTGCTTGCTCAGCTGCTCCAGCGTTTCTGCCACTGCAGTATGAGAAAAATGTTCTTTCAGTTCTTTTTCAATCACCGGAGCAAAAGCACGCTTATACTCCGCATGATCGGGCACTAACACCACCAGACCATATTTGCCAAATAAAGCATTTACCAAACCCAGGGTAGCTTGTTGTATAGAAGTACCTTCTGTATAAAAAGCCTGAAACAGCCCGGTTACTTCTTCGCCAAAAGGAAGAACGCCCAACTGCCCCTTCATTTCAGTAATCAGCTGTATAAAAGCTTTATCTACTTTCATACGACCTACAGCACCTGTTTGTTTGGTTTCCCATTTATACTTCTTGCCCTGTAAGGTAGTAGTGCCTACTTCGTCCAGATCGGCATCTTCACTACCCATGTAATACACAGGCACAAACTTGTATTCTGGCAACTGCTGCGCTAAAGAAGCGGCCAGTTTAATGGCATGCAGTATTTTGTATATAAAGTAAAAAGGACCGGTAAAAATATTAGGCTGGTGTGCGGTGGTAACGGTAAAGGTTTTATCATCACCTAACGCTTCTATATGCTGCTGAACCAGGGCCGTTGTTTCCAACCCCTGATACTGCTCTTTCAACACCTTTACCAATAACGGTCTGTTGGTAGCAAATGCCTGCCTGTTACGGATAGCTTGCTTAATACCTTCCAACGAAGTTTCATGCTCGTAAAAAGGCTTCATCTTCTCATCACGCGATAAGTAGTCAGAAACAATTTTACTAAAGTAACCGGTTTCGTTGTACGTGATATACTTACAATCCGTTTTCATCAATTGCTGTAAAGTTGCTTCACTCATCTTAAACAATTCTTAACTGTCAGTTACTATAAATGCCTGTTCTATCAGCCCCGATTAACTACCAACTATCCACTCCCAACTACTGGCTTACCACCTCACCTTCCAGGTCGTAGTCGTATGCCTTAGTAATTTTTACATTTACAAACTCGCCTACCGGCAGTTTTTTATCAGATTGTATCACCACTTCATTATCCACCTCAACACTATCAAATTCAGTACGTCCTAAATAACGGCCCGCTTCCTTCTTATCTATAATTACTTTGTAAGTATTACCAATTTTCTCCTGGTTTTTCTCGTAGCTGATTTCCTGCTGCACTTCCATAATTTCCTGTGCACGTCTTTGCTTTTCATCAGCCGGAATGTTATCCTCCAAATCGTAAGCGCTGGTGTTTTCTTCATGGCTGTAAGTGAAACAACCTACACGGTCAAAGCGTTGTTTTACCAGGAAGTCTTTCAGCTCCTCTACATCATCACGGGTTTCGCCCGGGAAGCCGGTGATTAAAGTAGTACGTAAACAAATACCCGGATTTTTATCGCGTATAGCCGCAATAATATCTTCCATTTCGGCGCGGGTGCTTTGCCTGCGCATAGCTTTTAACATGTTATCACTGGCATGCTGTAAAGGCATATCCAGGTAGTTACAAATGTTATCACGCTCGCGCATTACATCCAGCACTTCCATCGGAAATTTATTCGGATAAGCATAGTGCAAACGAATCCATTCCAGCCCTTTTACATCGGCCAGTTTATTCAGTAACACATCCAGCTGCCTTTTCTTATACAGATCTAAACCATAATAAGTAAGCTCCTGTGCAATCAACATCACTTCTTTCACACCTTTTTGCACAAGCCCTTCCGCTTCTGCTACCAGTGATTCAATAGAACGGCTCACGTGCTGCCCACGCATTAACGGAATAGCACAGAACGAACAGGTACGGTTACAGCCTTCACTTATTTTCATATAAGCGTAGTGCTTGGGAGTAGCTAAAAAGCGCTCACCTACCAGTTCTGTTTTATAATCAGCATCAAACTGTTTTAATATCAAAGGCAGTTCAAACGTACCAAACCAGGCATCCACCTCCGGAATTTCAGTTTCCAGGTCGCCACGGTATCTTTCACTTAAACAACCGGTTACATATACCTTGTCCAGCTTGCCTTTCTTTTTTAAAGCTACCTGGTCCAGAATAGTGTTAATACTTTCCTCTTTGGCTTTATCAATAAAACCACAGGTATTTACCACAACGATGTTATGATCGAGCTTGGAATTTTCGTGTACTACGTCAATTTCATTGGCCTTTAGTTGCCCGCTCAACACTTCACTATCCACCAGGTTTTTACTGCAACCAAGGGTAATAATGTTTACTTTATCTTTCTGTAATGTTCTCGCCTTCATAATAAAGAATGCAAAGGTAGCGTTTCAGGTTTAAAGTAGGGGTTAAAGCTAAATTTGGTACACTTCCTGCTATTACGCCACAAATAACAACATGAAAAAACAAATACTGCTTCTGCTGGTGGTTATCCTGCTGGGCCTGCAGGCACGTGCGCAGGATGCCCACTACGACCAGGCCCTGGGTCTTAAATTTCCCGGCGGCTTATCTGTTACCTGGAAAAAGTTTCTGAACCCCACGCAAAACATCGAAGCCCAGGCTACCTTCTGGCAAAAAGGCTTCCGGGTAGGCGGCCTGTACGAATTTACCTTTTACACATTTGACGAAGTTCCGGGGCTTGCAGCCTTTGCCGGCCCAGGTGCGCATATAGGTTTCTGGAAGAATAAATACAAGCCTGAATCGAATAGTTCGGCTGAATTTGGCATTGACGGCATTCTCGGATTAGACTATAAAATCCCAGATTTACCCATTAACATATCATTAGACTGGCAACCATCTATCATTTTAGCCGGTTCGGAAGGCTTTACCCCCAACTTTGGCGGCATTGCTATCAGGTATACGTTTTAAGCAGACAGGCATTTATCTATACAAAAATCAAAGAACCACACATG encodes the following:
- the bshC gene encoding bacillithiol biosynthesis cysteine-adding enzyme BshC, whose protein sequence is MSEATLQQLMKTDCKYITYNETGYFSKIVSDYLSRDEKMKPFYEHETSLEGIKQAIRNRQAFATNRPLLVKVLKEQYQGLETTALVQQHIEALGDDKTFTVTTAHQPNIFTGPFYFIYKILHAIKLAASLAQQLPEYKFVPVYYMGSEDADLDEVGTTTLQGKKYKWETKQTGAVGRMKVDKAFIQLITEMKGQLGVLPFGEEVTGLFQAFYTEGTSIQQATLGLVNALFGKYGLVVLVPDHAEYKRAFAPVIEKELKEHFSHTAVAETLEQLSKHYKVQAGGREINLFYLTENNRERIEEPAFPLAQMLEELQTNPERFSPNVILRGVLQETLLPNIAFIGGGGELAYWLELKQVFAVAQVPYPVLLVRNSFVWVEKKRADQLQEMGLELVDLFLSLHDQMTKVTKIKSENPTSLQSEIAAVRDLYATIEKAASKTETSLSQHVQALRTQAVKKLDQLEKKMLKAEKRKFGQEEFRLQQIRQALLPNNNLQERVENFSTLYSQYGNKILDVLLQHSLTLEQQFGIIITD
- the rimO gene encoding 30S ribosomal protein S12 methylthiotransferase RimO, with product MKARTLQKDKVNIITLGCSKNLVDSEVLSGQLKANEIDVVHENSKLDHNIVVVNTCGFIDKAKEESINTILDQVALKKKGKLDKVYVTGCLSERYRGDLETEIPEVDAWFGTFELPLILKQFDADYKTELVGERFLATPKHYAYMKISEGCNRTCSFCAIPLMRGQHVSRSIESLVAEAEGLVQKGVKEVMLIAQELTYYGLDLYKKRQLDVLLNKLADVKGLEWIRLHYAYPNKFPMEVLDVMRERDNICNYLDMPLQHASDNMLKAMRRQSTRAEMEDIIAAIRDKNPGICLRTTLITGFPGETRDDVEELKDFLVKQRFDRVGCFTYSHEENTSAYDLEDNIPADEKQRRAQEIMEVQQEISYEKNQEKIGNTYKVIIDKKEAGRYLGRTEFDSVEVDNEVVIQSDKKLPVGEFVNVKITKAYDYDLEGEVVSQ